Proteins encoded by one window of Enterobacter hormaechei subsp. xiangfangensis:
- a CDS encoding ABC transporter permease, translating to MPIKCHNRVLLLLACVAIAAVALPFVNVAPNRLVSGEPRALWQIWAFTPLLLGAALASTVALAFWPGRTALWLTFLLSEALFIVLFWSAGQAATQMAAVESPLARTSVGSGLWLWLALCLLVCSDAIRRLTPQPVWRWLLNAQFWVIPLLILFSGDLNQLSLLKEYVNRQEVFDNALAQHLTILFGTLIPALLLGVPLGMWCYRHTSRQGAVFTVLNVIQTIPSVALFGLLIAPLAGLVKSFPALAAAGIAGTGLTPALIALVLYALLPLVRGVVAGLSQVPPDVLESAHAMGMSARQCFWKIQLPLALPLLVRSLRVVTVQTVGMAVIAALIGAGGFGALVFQGLLSSALDLVLLGVVPTIALAVVLDALFALWLALLRRRAND from the coding sequence GTGCCAATAAAATGCCATAACCGCGTCCTGCTGCTGTTGGCCTGTGTGGCCATCGCGGCGGTCGCGTTACCTTTTGTGAATGTCGCGCCAAACCGTCTGGTGTCGGGCGAACCGCGCGCGCTCTGGCAGATCTGGGCATTTACGCCGCTGCTGCTGGGCGCGGCGCTGGCGAGTACTGTTGCTTTAGCCTTCTGGCCGGGGCGAACCGCCCTGTGGCTGACGTTTTTGCTCAGCGAAGCGCTGTTTATCGTACTGTTCTGGAGCGCGGGACAGGCGGCAACGCAGATGGCCGCGGTTGAAAGCCCGCTGGCGCGCACGTCGGTTGGTAGCGGGCTGTGGCTGTGGCTGGCACTTTGTCTGCTGGTCTGTAGCGATGCCATTCGCCGTCTGACGCCGCAACCCGTCTGGCGCTGGCTGCTGAACGCGCAATTCTGGGTTATCCCTCTGCTGATCCTCTTCAGCGGCGATCTGAATCAGCTCTCGCTGTTAAAAGAGTACGTCAACCGCCAGGAGGTATTTGACAACGCGCTGGCGCAACATCTGACGATCCTGTTCGGGACGCTGATCCCGGCGCTGCTGCTGGGCGTGCCGCTGGGCATGTGGTGCTACCGACATACCAGCCGCCAGGGCGCCGTCTTTACCGTGCTCAACGTTATTCAGACCATCCCCTCCGTCGCCCTGTTTGGCCTGCTGATTGCCCCCCTCGCCGGTCTGGTGAAATCCTTCCCTGCGTTGGCTGCGGCAGGCATTGCCGGAACCGGGCTGACGCCAGCGCTGATTGCCCTTGTGCTGTATGCGCTGCTGCCGCTGGTGCGCGGCGTGGTGGCGGGGTTAAGCCAGGTTCCGCCCGACGTGCTGGAAAGCGCCCATGCGATGGGGATGAGCGCGCGCCAGTGTTTCTGGAAAATACAGCTGCCGCTTGCGCTTCCGCTGCTGGTTCGCAGCCTGCGGGTGGTGACAGTGCAAACCGTGGGGATGGCGGTGATTGCCGCGCTGATCGGGGCGGGCGGCTTTGGGGCACTGGTCTTCCAGGGGCTGCTCAGTAGCGCGCTGGATCTGGTGTTGCTGGGCGTCGTGCCCACAATTGCGCTGGCGGTCGTACTGGATGCCCTGTTTGCCCTGTGGCTCGCGCTGCTCAGGAGAAGAGCCAATGATTGA
- a CDS encoding ABC transporter substrate-binding protein — MTMIKGITGSAVLLAALSLPLQAAEPVKVGSKIDTEGALLGNIILQVLESHGVKTVNKVQLGTTPVVRGAITSGELDIYPEYTGNGAFFFKDENDPAWKNAKAGYEKVKKLDAEKNKLVWLTPAPANNTWTIAVRKDIAEKGKLTSLDDLSRYLKEKGEFKLAASAEFIERADALPAFEKAYDFKLDQAQLLSLAGGDTAVTIKAAAQQTSGVNAAMAYGTDGPVAALGLQTLTDPKGVQPIYAPTPVVREAVLKAYPDIAEWLKPVFEKLDAKTLQQLNASIAVEGLDAKKVAADFLKQQGLVK; from the coding sequence ATGACGATGATTAAGGGGATAACAGGGTCGGCGGTGCTTCTGGCGGCGCTGAGCCTGCCGTTACAGGCCGCAGAGCCGGTTAAGGTGGGTTCCAAAATTGATACCGAGGGCGCGTTGCTCGGCAATATCATTTTGCAGGTACTCGAAAGCCACGGCGTGAAAACGGTCAATAAAGTACAGCTTGGCACCACGCCTGTCGTGCGCGGTGCCATCACTTCCGGCGAGCTGGATATCTACCCGGAATACACCGGCAACGGGGCATTCTTCTTCAAGGATGAAAACGATCCGGCCTGGAAAAATGCCAAAGCCGGGTACGAAAAAGTCAAAAAGCTGGACGCAGAAAAAAATAAGCTGGTCTGGCTAACGCCGGCACCGGCCAACAACACCTGGACCATCGCGGTGCGCAAAGATATCGCCGAGAAAGGCAAGCTCACCTCGCTTGACGATCTCAGCCGCTACCTGAAAGAGAAGGGCGAGTTTAAGCTCGCGGCCTCGGCAGAGTTTATCGAGCGCGCTGATGCCCTGCCAGCGTTTGAAAAAGCCTATGATTTCAAGCTCGATCAGGCACAGCTGCTCTCTCTGGCAGGCGGCGACACGGCAGTGACCATTAAGGCGGCGGCGCAGCAAACCTCCGGCGTCAACGCGGCGATGGCCTACGGCACAGACGGCCCGGTCGCGGCGCTTGGCCTGCAAACCCTGACCGACCCGAAAGGCGTTCAGCCTATTTACGCCCCAACCCCGGTCGTGCGCGAGGCGGTGCTGAAAGCCTACCCGGATATTGCGGAATGGCTCAAACCGGTATTTGAAAAACTGGATGCGAAAACGCTGCAACAGCTGAATGCCAGCATTGCCGTTGAGGGGCTGGATGCCAAAAAAGTGGCTGCCGACTTCCTGAAACAACAAGGACTTGTGAAGTAA
- a CDS encoding ABC transporter ATP-binding protein codes for MIEFHDVSKTFAGRPAASHLNLHFAEGAFSVLIGTSGSGKSTTLKMINRLVEHDSGTIRFAGEEIRSLPVLELRRRMGYAIQSIGLFPHWTVAQNIATVPQLEKWSRGKINERVDELMALLGLDASLRNRYPHQLSGGQQQRVGVARALAANPQVLLMDEPFGALDPVTRGALQAEMSRIHRILGRTIVLVTHDIDEALRLADRLVLMDHGEVVQQGTPLELLTSPANDFVREFFGRSELGVRLLSLRTVRDYLRPQDAQIGGEPLHDGMSLRDALSAFVARQCEVLPVSDGQGTPCGTIHFRDLLAGEVTREVGP; via the coding sequence ATGATTGAATTTCATGATGTGAGTAAAACCTTTGCGGGCCGTCCGGCGGCAAGCCACCTTAATCTGCATTTTGCCGAGGGGGCGTTCTCGGTATTGATCGGGACATCGGGGTCGGGAAAATCCACGACGCTGAAGATGATCAATCGGCTGGTGGAACACGACAGCGGGACGATTCGCTTTGCCGGAGAGGAGATCCGCAGCCTGCCGGTGCTGGAGCTGCGGCGGCGTATGGGCTACGCCATTCAGTCCATCGGCCTGTTTCCCCACTGGACGGTGGCGCAGAACATTGCCACCGTGCCACAGCTGGAAAAATGGTCCCGGGGGAAGATCAATGAGCGTGTCGACGAACTGATGGCGCTGCTGGGCCTGGACGCGTCGCTTCGTAACCGCTATCCGCACCAGCTTTCCGGCGGACAGCAGCAGCGGGTCGGGGTGGCGCGCGCGCTGGCCGCTAACCCGCAGGTACTGCTGATGGATGAGCCCTTCGGCGCACTGGATCCGGTCACCCGCGGCGCACTTCAGGCCGAGATGAGCCGCATCCACCGTATTCTCGGGCGCACCATCGTGCTGGTGACGCATGATATCGACGAAGCACTGCGGCTGGCCGATCGTCTGGTACTGATGGATCACGGCGAAGTCGTCCAGCAGGGTACGCCGCTTGAGCTGTTAACCTCGCCGGCGAATGATTTTGTGCGTGAATTTTTTGGCCGCAGCGAGCTGGGCGTCAGGCTGCTCTCGCTGCGCACCGTCAGGGACTATCTGCGTCCGCAGGATGCGCAAATCGGTGGTGAACCGCTGCACGATGGGATGAGCCTGCGCGATGCCCTGTCGGCGTTTGTCGCCCGGCAGTGTGAGGTGTTACCCGTTTCGGACGGGCAGGGGACACCATGCGGGACGATCCATTTTCGCGATCTGCTGGCGGGGGAGGTGACGCGTGAAGTGGGTCCGTGA
- the mlrA gene encoding HTH-type transcriptional regulator MlrA, with the protein MALYTIGEVALLCDINPVTLRAWQRRYGLLKPQRTDGGHRLFNDADIDRIREIKSWIDNGVQVGKVKSLLSQDDPDTQHLWREQQETLLRLLQTGNLQRLRGWIKEQGRDYPAQTLITHLFIPLRRRLQCQQTTLQALLSMLDGVLINYISVCLASARNKNSKDALVIGWNVHDTTRLWLEAWIATQQGWRVDVLAHSLAQLRPELFEGQTLLVWCGEVPSASQQQLLTEWREHGYPVYSLGPNAS; encoded by the coding sequence ATGGCGCTTTACACAATAGGTGAAGTGGCACTCCTGTGTGATATCAATCCCGTTACGCTACGGGCGTGGCAGCGACGGTATGGATTGCTTAAGCCGCAAAGAACGGACGGCGGGCACCGCCTGTTTAACGATGCGGATATTGACCGGATCCGCGAGATCAAAAGCTGGATCGACAACGGCGTACAGGTCGGCAAGGTAAAATCGCTTCTGAGCCAGGACGATCCTGATACGCAACATCTCTGGCGCGAGCAGCAGGAAACGCTGCTGAGGCTGTTGCAGACCGGCAATTTGCAGCGTCTGCGCGGCTGGATCAAAGAACAGGGTCGAGACTACCCGGCGCAAACCCTGATCACTCATCTTTTTATTCCCCTACGGCGTCGGCTTCAGTGTCAGCAAACCACCTTACAGGCGCTGCTCAGCATGCTTGATGGCGTGCTGATTAACTATATTTCCGTCTGTCTTGCCTCAGCGCGGAATAAAAACAGCAAAGATGCACTGGTGATCGGCTGGAACGTACACGATACCACCCGGCTGTGGCTCGAAGCCTGGATTGCCACCCAGCAGGGCTGGCGCGTTGACGTGCTTGCCCACTCCCTGGCCCAGCTCAGGCCGGAACTGTTTGAGGGACAGACGCTGCTGGTCTGGTGCGGCGAAGTCCCCTCCGCTTCCCAGCAGCAGCTCCTTACGGAGTGGCGCGAACATGGTTATCCCGTTTACTCACTGGGTCCAAATGCGTCGTAA
- a CDS encoding sensor histidine kinase, with protein sequence MYEFNLVLLLLQQMCVFLVIAWLMSKTRLFIPLMQVTVRLPHKFLCYVVFSIFCIMGTWFGLHIEDSIANTRAIGAVMGGLLGGPVVGGLVGLTGGLHRYSMGGMTALSCMISTIVEGLLGGLVHSYMIKRGRPDKVFSPLTAGAITFVAEMAQMAIILLIARPFDDALHLVSSIAAPMMVTNTVGAALFMRILLDKRAMFEKYTSAFSATALKVAASTEGILRQGFNEENSMKVAQVLYKELDIGAVAITDREKLLAFTGTGDDHHLPGKPISSAYTLRAIETGEVVYADGNEVPYRCSLHPQCKLGSTLVIPLRGENQRVMGTIKLYEAKNRLFSSINRTLGEGIAQLLSAQILAGQYERQKALLTQSEIKLLHAQVNPHFLFNALNTLKAVIRRDSDQAAQLVQFLSTFFRKNLKRPSEIVTLADEIEHVNAYLQIEKARFQSRLQVSLSVPDELAYQHLPAFTLQPIVENAIKHGTSQLLGTGEIMISASRFNHHLVLDIEDNAGLYEASASGGLGMSLVDKRLRAHFGDDCGITVACEPDRYTRITLRLPLEENAC encoded by the coding sequence ATGTACGAGTTTAATCTGGTGCTGCTGTTGCTTCAGCAGATGTGCGTGTTCCTTGTCATCGCCTGGTTGATGAGCAAAACGCGCCTGTTTATCCCGCTGATGCAGGTCACCGTCCGTCTGCCGCACAAATTCCTCTGCTACGTCGTATTTTCCATATTCTGCATTATGGGGACCTGGTTTGGTCTCCATATTGAGGATTCCATCGCCAATACGCGTGCCATCGGCGCGGTAATGGGCGGGCTGCTCGGAGGCCCGGTTGTCGGCGGTCTGGTGGGGTTAACCGGCGGCCTGCACCGCTATTCGATGGGCGGTATGACGGCGCTAAGCTGCATGATCTCCACCATTGTCGAAGGGCTGCTCGGTGGTCTCGTCCACAGCTATATGATTAAGCGCGGACGGCCGGATAAAGTGTTCAGTCCCCTTACCGCCGGGGCGATCACCTTCGTGGCGGAAATGGCGCAGATGGCGATCATCCTGCTGATCGCGCGCCCGTTTGACGATGCGTTACATCTGGTCAGCAGTATTGCCGCACCGATGATGGTCACCAATACCGTAGGTGCGGCGCTGTTTATGCGCATTTTGCTCGACAAACGCGCCATGTTCGAAAAATACACCTCGGCATTTTCTGCCACCGCCTTAAAAGTTGCGGCGTCGACGGAAGGGATCCTGCGGCAGGGATTCAACGAGGAGAACAGCATGAAGGTGGCGCAGGTGCTGTATAAAGAACTGGATATCGGGGCCGTGGCGATTACCGATCGCGAAAAGCTGCTGGCGTTTACCGGCACCGGCGACGACCACCATCTGCCGGGCAAACCGATCTCATCGGCCTATACCCTGCGCGCTATTGAAACGGGTGAAGTGGTGTATGCCGACGGAAATGAAGTGCCGTACCGCTGTTCCCTGCATCCGCAGTGCAAACTCGGCTCTACGCTGGTCATTCCCCTGCGGGGCGAAAATCAGCGCGTTATGGGCACCATTAAGCTTTACGAAGCCAAAAACCGCCTGTTCAGCTCCATCAACCGCACGCTGGGGGAGGGGATCGCCCAGCTGCTTTCGGCGCAAATCCTGGCGGGGCAGTATGAACGGCAAAAAGCGCTGCTGACGCAGTCAGAAATTAAGCTCCTGCACGCTCAGGTGAATCCGCATTTCCTGTTTAACGCGCTTAACACGCTGAAAGCGGTGATCCGCCGCGACAGCGATCAGGCCGCGCAGCTGGTGCAATTTCTGTCGACCTTTTTCCGCAAAAATTTGAAGCGTCCCTCGGAGATCGTCACCCTCGCGGACGAGATTGAGCACGTAAACGCCTATCTGCAAATTGAAAAAGCGCGCTTCCAGTCACGTTTACAGGTGTCGTTATCCGTCCCGGATGAGCTGGCGTATCAGCATCTTCCGGCCTTTACCCTGCAACCGATTGTAGAGAACGCCATTAAGCATGGGACCTCGCAGCTGCTGGGTACCGGAGAAATCATGATTTCCGCTTCCCGTTTTAACCACCATCTGGTGCTGGATATCGAAGACAACGCGGGGCTGTATGAAGCTTCCGCGTCAGGCGGTCTGGGCATGAGCCTGGTGGATAAACGCCTGCGCGCGCATTTTGGTGACGACTGCGGTATCACCGTCGCCTGTGAGCCAGACCGCTATACCCGAATTACCTTACGATTGCCGCTGGAGGAGAACGCATGTTAA
- the bglX gene encoding beta-glucosidase BglX, which translates to MKWLCSVGVAVSLALQPALAEDLFGNHPLTPEARDAFVTDLLKKMTVDEKIGQLRLISVGPDNPKEAIREMIKDGQVGAIFNTVTRQDIRKMQDQVMELSRLKIPLFFAYDVVHGQRTVFPISLGLASSFNLDAVKTVGRVSAYEAADDGLNMTWAPMVDVSRDPRWGRASEGFGEDTYLTATMGKTMVEAMQGKSPADRYSVMTSVKHFAAYGAVEGGKEYNTVDMSPQRLFNDYMPPYKAGLDAGSGAVMVALNSLNGTPATSDSWLLKDVLRDQWGFKGITVSDHGAIKELIKHGTASDPEDAVRVALKSGINMSMSDEYYSKYLPGLVKSGKVTMAELDDAARHVLNVKYDMGLFNDPYSHLGPKDSDPADTNAESRLHRKEAREVARESLVLLKNRLDTLPLKKTGTIAVVGPLADSKRDVMGSWSAAGVADQSVTVLTGIKSAVGDNAKVVYAKGANVTDDKDIVTFLNQYEEAVKVDARTPKEMLDEAVKAAKQSDVVVAVVGEAQGMAHEASSRTDITIPQSQRDLIAALKATGKPLVLVLMNGRPLALVKEDQQADAILETWFAGTEGGNAIADVLFGDYNPSGKLPMSFPRSVGQIPVYYSHLNTGRPYNADKPNKYTSRYFDEANGPLYPFGYGLSYTTFKVSDVKMSAPTLKRDGKVTASVEVTNSGKREGATVIQMYVQDVTASMSRPVKQLRGFEKVNLKPGETRTVSFPIDVNALKFWNQQMKYDAEPGKFNVFIGVDSARVNKAEFELQ; encoded by the coding sequence ATGAAATGGCTATGTTCTGTAGGTGTCGCCGTCAGCCTGGCGCTGCAACCTGCGCTGGCAGAGGATTTGTTTGGTAATCACCCGCTCACGCCCGAAGCCCGCGACGCCTTTGTCACGGATTTACTCAAAAAAATGACGGTCGATGAGAAAATCGGCCAGCTGCGCCTGATCAGCGTCGGCCCGGATAACCCGAAAGAAGCCATTCGCGAGATGATCAAAGACGGGCAGGTAGGAGCCATTTTTAACACCGTTACCCGCCAGGATATCCGCAAGATGCAGGATCAGGTGATGGAGCTGAGCCGCCTGAAAATCCCACTGTTCTTCGCTTATGACGTGGTGCACGGCCAGCGTACCGTCTTCCCGATCAGCCTCGGCTTAGCCTCCTCCTTTAACCTCGATGCGGTGAAAACCGTCGGGCGCGTATCGGCATATGAAGCCGCAGACGACGGCCTGAACATGACCTGGGCGCCGATGGTTGACGTCTCCCGCGATCCGCGCTGGGGCCGCGCTTCGGAGGGCTTTGGAGAAGACACGTATTTAACCGCCACGATGGGCAAAACCATGGTGGAAGCGATGCAGGGCAAAAGTCCGGCAGATCGTTACTCGGTGATGACCAGCGTCAAGCACTTCGCCGCCTACGGCGCGGTGGAGGGCGGTAAAGAGTACAACACCGTCGACATGAGCCCGCAGCGCCTGTTTAACGACTACATGCCGCCATACAAGGCAGGGCTGGACGCGGGCAGCGGGGCGGTGATGGTAGCGCTGAACTCGCTGAACGGCACGCCTGCCACCTCCGATTCGTGGCTGCTGAAAGACGTGTTGCGCGACCAGTGGGGCTTCAAGGGCATCACCGTTTCTGACCACGGCGCGATTAAAGAGCTGATCAAACACGGCACGGCGTCTGACCCGGAAGATGCGGTACGCGTGGCGCTTAAGTCCGGCATCAACATGAGCATGAGCGACGAGTACTACAGCAAATACCTGCCGGGGCTGGTGAAGAGCGGCAAGGTGACGATGGCGGAGCTGGACGATGCCGCTCGCCACGTGCTGAACGTGAAATATGACATGGGACTGTTTAACGATCCTTACAGCCATCTGGGGCCGAAGGATTCAGACCCGGCGGACACCAACGCCGAAAGCCGTCTGCACCGTAAAGAAGCCCGGGAAGTAGCTCGCGAAAGCCTGGTGCTGTTGAAAAACCGTCTCGACACGCTGCCGCTGAAAAAAACCGGCACCATTGCCGTGGTCGGTCCGCTGGCCGACAGCAAGCGCGACGTCATGGGCAGCTGGTCCGCCGCAGGCGTGGCGGATCAGTCCGTTACGGTGCTGACCGGCATTAAGAGCGCCGTGGGTGATAACGCAAAAGTGGTTTACGCCAAAGGTGCGAACGTCACCGACGATAAAGACATCGTGACCTTCCTCAACCAGTATGAGGAAGCGGTGAAGGTGGATGCGCGCACGCCGAAAGAGATGCTCGACGAAGCGGTTAAAGCCGCGAAGCAGTCCGACGTGGTGGTCGCCGTGGTGGGTGAAGCGCAGGGGATGGCGCACGAAGCCTCCAGCCGTACCGATATTACCATTCCGCAGAGCCAGCGCGATCTGATCGCGGCCCTGAAAGCCACCGGCAAGCCGCTGGTGCTGGTGCTGATGAACGGGCGCCCGCTGGCGCTGGTGAAAGAAGATCAGCAGGCTGACGCCATTCTGGAAACCTGGTTCGCCGGTACCGAAGGCGGTAACGCCATTGCCGACGTGCTGTTTGGCGATTACAACCCGTCCGGCAAGCTGCCGATGTCCTTCCCGCGCTCCGTCGGGCAGATCCCGGTTTACTACAGCCACCTGAACACCGGTCGTCCGTATAACGCCGACAAGCCGAACAAGTACACGTCCCGTTACTTCGACGAAGCTAACGGCCCGCTCTATCCGTTTGGCTATGGCCTGAGTTACACCACCTTCAAGGTGTCTGACGTCAAAATGTCGGCGCCGACCCTGAAGCGTGACGGCAAAGTGACCGCCAGCGTAGAGGTGACCAACAGCGGCAAACGCGAAGGCGCGACGGTGATCCAGATGTACGTTCAGGACGTCACGGCCTCCATGAGCCGTCCGGTGAAACAGCTGCGCGGCTTCGAAAAGGTCAACCTGAAACCGGGCGAAACCAGAACGGTCAGCTTCCCGATTGACGTAAATGCGCTGAAGTTCTGGAATCAGCAGATGAAATACGATGCTGAGCCTGGCAAATTCAACGTCTTCATCGGCGTGGATTCCGCCCGCGTGAACAAAGCCGAGTTCGAACTGCAATAA
- a CDS encoding protein YohO, producing MKATKLAVITLFALMAVSGIGGVMLAGYSFIVRGGVG from the coding sequence ATGAAGGCAACGAAACTGGCCGTAATTACCCTTTTTGCACTGATGGCTGTCAGCGGTATCGGTGGCGTTATGCTTGCAGGTTATTCATTTATTGTTCGCGGCGGTGTTGGCTGA
- the btsR gene encoding two-component system response regulator BtsR, translating to MLRVLIVDDEPLARENLRVLLQEQNDIEVVGECANAIEGIGAVHKLRPDVLFLDIQMPRISGLEMVGMLDPEHRPYIVFLTAFDEYAVKAFEEHAFDYLLKPIEEKRLEKTLTRLRQERTAQDVTLLPEHQQPLKFIPCTGHSRIYLLQMDDVAFVSSRLSGVYVTSAEGNEGFTELTLRTLESRTPLIRCHRQYLVNMAHLKEIRLEDNGQAELVLRAGQTVPVSRRYLKSLKEAIGL from the coding sequence ATGTTAAGAGTGCTGATTGTTGATGATGAGCCGTTAGCACGGGAAAACCTGCGTGTCCTGTTGCAGGAGCAGAATGATATCGAGGTTGTGGGGGAATGTGCCAATGCCATTGAAGGCATCGGTGCGGTGCATAAACTGCGCCCTGACGTGTTGTTCCTCGATATTCAGATGCCGCGCATCAGCGGGCTGGAGATGGTCGGCATGCTCGACCCGGAGCACCGTCCCTATATCGTCTTTCTGACGGCCTTTGATGAGTACGCGGTAAAGGCGTTTGAAGAGCACGCGTTTGATTATCTGCTGAAACCGATTGAAGAGAAACGGCTTGAAAAGACCCTGACCCGTCTGCGCCAGGAGCGTACCGCGCAGGACGTGACGCTGCTGCCGGAGCATCAGCAGCCCCTGAAGTTTATCCCCTGTACCGGGCACAGCCGGATTTACCTCCTGCAAATGGACGACGTTGCCTTTGTCAGCAGCCGTCTGAGCGGGGTATACGTCACCAGCGCCGAAGGCAACGAAGGCTTTACCGAGCTGACCCTGCGCACGCTGGAGAGCCGCACGCCGCTGATCCGCTGCCATCGTCAGTATCTGGTGAACATGGCGCACCTGAAGGAGATCCGCCTGGAAGATAACGGCCAGGCCGAGCTGGTGTTACGTGCCGGGCAAACCGTTCCCGTCAGTCGTCGCTACCTGAAAAGTTTGAAAGAGGCGATAGGGCTGTAA
- a CDS encoding DUF1456 family protein, producing MLSNDILRSLRYTLKANNNDMVRILALSDMESTSAGFDTWMTKEDEEGFVRCPDIILSGFLNGLIYDKRGKDESAPELALERRVNNNTVLKKLRIAFCLKTDDILAIMTEQKFRVSMPEITAMMRAPDHKNYRECGDQFLRYFLRGLTQRVHNQKG from the coding sequence ATGCTAAGTAACGATATTCTTCGTAGCCTGCGCTACACCCTGAAAGCGAACAATAATGACATGGTGCGCATTCTTGCGCTCTCCGACATGGAATCCACGTCCGCCGGGTTCGACACCTGGATGACTAAAGAAGATGAAGAGGGTTTTGTTCGCTGCCCGGACATCATTCTGTCGGGCTTTCTGAACGGCCTGATCTACGACAAGCGCGGCAAAGATGAATCTGCTCCTGAGCTGGCGCTGGAGCGTCGGGTGAACAACAACACGGTGCTGAAAAAACTGCGTATTGCTTTCTGCCTGAAAACTGACGACATTCTGGCGATCATGACCGAGCAGAAATTTCGCGTGTCGATGCCGGAAATCACCGCCATGATGCGCGCGCCGGATCATAAGAATTACCGCGAGTGTGGGGATCAATTTCTGCGTTATTTCCTGCGTGGGTTGACGCAGCGGGTGCATAACCAGAAGGGGTGA
- a CDS encoding ABC transporter permease: MKWVRDPLLWLTGLFIALLYLMPHSAALFNALIPGLPRPVYQQESFVNLTLAHFWLVAVSSVIAIVLGTGAGIAVTRPAGREFRPLVETIAATGQTFPPVAVLAIAVPAIGFGQEPAIIALILYGVLPILQGTLAGIAAVPASVLSVAEGMGMSAWQRLVKVELPLAAPVIIAGVRTSVIINIGTATIASTVGANTLGTPIIIGLSGFNTAYIIQGAILVALAAIVVDRLFERLAGYLSQHRREQ, from the coding sequence GTGAAGTGGGTCCGTGATCCGTTACTCTGGCTGACAGGGCTGTTTATCGCCTTACTCTACCTGATGCCGCACAGCGCGGCGCTGTTTAATGCGCTTATTCCCGGGCTGCCACGTCCGGTATACCAGCAGGAGAGCTTTGTTAATCTCACCCTGGCGCACTTCTGGCTGGTGGCAGTGTCAAGCGTGATTGCCATCGTCCTGGGCACAGGCGCCGGTATTGCGGTGACGCGGCCTGCGGGCAGGGAGTTCCGTCCGCTGGTGGAGACCATCGCCGCAACGGGGCAGACCTTCCCGCCGGTGGCCGTGCTGGCGATTGCCGTGCCGGCGATCGGTTTTGGGCAGGAGCCTGCCATCATTGCGCTGATTTTGTACGGCGTGTTGCCCATTCTGCAAGGGACGCTGGCAGGGATTGCGGCGGTGCCTGCATCGGTGCTGAGCGTAGCGGAAGGAATGGGGATGAGCGCCTGGCAGCGGCTGGTGAAGGTCGAACTGCCGCTGGCCGCACCGGTGATTATCGCTGGCGTGCGAACGTCCGTGATAATCAACATTGGTACGGCAACCATCGCCTCGACGGTCGGAGCCAATACGCTGGGAACGCCGATCATTATCGGGTTAAGCGGGTTTAATACGGCTTACATCATTCAGGGGGCGATTCTGGTTGCGCTGGCGGCAATTGTGGTGGATCGCCTGTTTGAACGCCTGGCCGGATACCTCAGCCAACACCGCCGCGAACAATAA